From a region of the Pukyongiella litopenaei genome:
- a CDS encoding aminopeptidase P family protein, giving the protein MTTRDTSRPEFYRFHNGDKAVLPFATAEYETRIAGLRASMEERGVTAAVLTSMHNIAYYSGFLYCSFGRPYGLVVTETETVTISAGIDAGQPWRRCFCDNLTYTDWQRDNFWRAVAHVAGTGGVVGCEGDHLTLAQRDLLEDFLSPAAVLDIAPATMRQRMMKSPAEIALIREGARVADVGGYAIRNAVQIGAREIDVAMAGRDAMEAEIARAFPDAEYRDTWVWFQSGLNTDGAHNPVTGRVVARGDILSLNTFPMISGYYTALERTMFAGDVDEASLKIWQANVATHEYGMSLLKPGVSCAEVTQAINRFLADRDLLQYRTFGYGHSFGVLSHYYGREAGLELREDIDTVLQPGMVISMEPMLTIPAGQPGAGGYREHDILVITGDGAENITGYPYGPAFNVVG; this is encoded by the coding sequence ATGACCACCCGCGACACGTCCCGCCCCGAGTTCTACCGCTTTCACAACGGCGACAAGGCAGTTCTGCCCTTTGCCACCGCCGAATACGAAACCCGCATTGCCGGTTTGCGCGCATCTATGGAAGAGCGGGGCGTGACCGCCGCCGTCCTCACCTCGATGCACAACATCGCCTATTACTCGGGCTTTCTCTATTGCTCGTTCGGGCGGCCCTACGGGTTGGTGGTGACGGAAACCGAAACGGTCACCATCAGCGCCGGGATCGACGCGGGCCAGCCCTGGCGGCGCTGTTTCTGCGACAACCTCACCTATACCGACTGGCAACGCGACAATTTCTGGCGCGCGGTGGCGCATGTGGCCGGAACCGGCGGGGTCGTCGGCTGTGAAGGCGATCACCTGACCCTGGCCCAGCGGGACCTGCTCGAGGATTTCCTGTCACCGGCCGCGGTGCTGGATATCGCCCCGGCCACCATGCGGCAGCGGATGATGAAATCTCCGGCCGAGATCGCCCTGATCCGCGAAGGGGCGCGGGTGGCCGATGTCGGCGGCTACGCGATCCGCAACGCCGTGCAGATCGGCGCGCGCGAAATCGACGTGGCGATGGCCGGCCGCGATGCGATGGAAGCCGAGATTGCCCGTGCCTTTCCCGACGCCGAATACCGCGACACCTGGGTCTGGTTCCAGTCCGGGCTGAACACCGATGGCGCCCATAACCCGGTCACCGGTCGCGTGGTCGCGCGGGGCGACATCCTGTCCCTGAACACGTTCCCGATGATCTCGGGCTATTACACCGCGCTGGAACGGACGATGTTTGCCGGTGACGTGGACGAGGCCAGCCTGAAGATCTGGCAGGCCAATGTCGCCACGCATGAATATGGCATGTCGCTGCTGAAACCCGGCGTTTCCTGTGCCGAGGTCACGCAGGCGATAAACCGGTTCCTCGCCGATCGCGACCTGCTGCAATACCGGACCTTCGGATATGGCCACTCGTTCGGGGTGCTGTCGCATTACTATGGCCGCGAGGCCGGGCTGGAACTGCGCGAGGATATCGACACCGTGCTGCAACCGGGCATGGTGATCTCGATGGAGCCGATGCTGACGATCCCGGCGGGGCAACCTGGGGCAGGCGGCTATCGCGAACACGATATCCTGGTGATCACCGGGGACGGCGCCGAGAACATCACCGGCTATCCCTACGGGCCGGCGTTCAACGTGGTTGGCTGA
- a CDS encoding alpha/beta hydrolase: MDWDDAYANGAHIEGAADYPPRWAKAAEAFRAALGDNARLDLRYGDGDRARYDLFLPQSVPAGTVVFVHGGYWRAFGRRDWSHLAAGPLARGWAVAMPSYDLCPAVKISDITNQIATAVQAICAQTRGPVSLAGHSAGGHLVARMLDPLLVPEKMAGRLRAVMPISPLSDLRPLMKTQMNDDFRLTPAEAEAESPLFMTIRHPAQVTVWVGAGERPAFVDQARWLAGEWKVDLVIAPGRHHFDVIDDLQDAESDMVRRLTT; encoded by the coding sequence ATGGACTGGGACGATGCCTATGCCAACGGGGCCCATATCGAGGGTGCGGCCGACTACCCGCCGCGCTGGGCCAAGGCTGCCGAGGCGTTTCGCGCCGCGCTGGGAGACAATGCGAGGCTCGACCTTCGGTATGGCGATGGCGATCGCGCGCGGTATGACCTGTTCCTGCCCCAATCCGTGCCGGCCGGAACGGTGGTGTTCGTGCATGGCGGTTACTGGCGTGCCTTCGGGCGGCGCGACTGGTCGCATCTGGCGGCGGGTCCGCTGGCGCGCGGCTGGGCGGTGGCGATGCCGTCCTATGATCTGTGTCCCGCGGTGAAGATATCCGACATCACCAACCAGATCGCCACCGCGGTGCAGGCGATCTGCGCGCAGACCCGGGGACCGGTCTCGCTGGCGGGCCATTCCGCCGGGGGGCACCTGGTCGCCCGGATGCTCGACCCGCTGCTGGTTCCGGAAAAGATGGCCGGCCGGTTGCGGGCGGTGATGCCGATCTCGCCGCTGTCGGACCTGCGGCCGCTGATGAAAACGCAGATGAACGATGATTTCCGCCTGACCCCGGCCGAGGCCGAGGCGGAAAGCCCGTTGTTCATGACCATCCGGCACCCGGCGCAGGTGACGGTGTGGGTGGGTGCCGGGGAACGCCCTGCCTTTGTCGACCAGGCGCGGTGGCTGGCCGGGGAATGGAAGGTGGATCTGGTGATCGCGCCCGGACGGCACCATTTCGACGTGATCGATGATCTGCAGGATGCCGAAAGCGACATGGTGCGCCGCTTGACGACTTGA